Sequence from the Vigna radiata var. radiata cultivar VC1973A unplaced genomic scaffold, Vradiata_ver6 scaffold_48, whole genome shotgun sequence genome:
TACCGAGATCCACCCCCTTTCCGTCACCGCTACTTCTGCGACTACCCTCCAAGATGATGTCGTTTCAGTTCACGTTTCCGTTATGGGTTCCTCCCCTTGGTCCTCCGGGGAGCATGACGCGGGTAGGGGTAGTGTCGGCAGGTTGAGGAACGGAGAAAGGAGCGTGCTTTTCACCGATTCAGGTTCCTTCACCACTTCCCACGATGATGACAGTGACATTGGCGGCGAGAGGGTTAGTTCGGTTTCTATTTCCGCCGCCCCGGATGAACTGGTTGTGCCTTTTGTTTCCTCCTTTTCCTTTGAGTGGTTCAGACGGACTTTCTCCTCCTGGCAAAAAGGTGACGTCTTGGGAAATGGGTCTTTCGGAACCGTCTATGAAGGCTTCACTGAGTAAGTGTTTCCCTTTTTGTACTTCACTCTTTTATTAGTTGGTGGCTTATTTAATGACTTGGGTTAAACCCTTCTTCTAATATCTGTTTGGGGGTAGTAGTTATTTGTCGGTGTTGTTTGGACTAACTTCCACTTTCAAGGAAACCCTGATGACCTTAGTTTCTTTATGGTTGTTGACATGATTTAAATACCATTTTTGCGCTCGGGTTGCATTCAATTTGCAGAGAATGTGCAGCAGTcagaaaatattattgatgaaaTCTTATAATTGCTCATAAATTCTTGCGCACCATTTCATGCTTAATTGTATTTGTAAGAGTTGTGATGTAGAACCCACTACATATATTACagtgaataaaatatttccaaattttagtatataaatgAGTGTAAATCTTAAAGTCAGTTTTACGTAATTTTACGTGATTGAGTTAGATTAAGAAGGAATGATAGTTTTCAGAATCTATCATAGTAAAGTTTGGTGAGTTTATACTATCACTCACTATTGAGTTTCTCCTAGTTTCACACTAGGGGTTGTATTGGAGATTCCACTCGACGAGAGATATAGGCAAACACTTCACTCAATAAGAACTTTGAATATTTCACCCCCTTAGAGAATTTGACTTACCATGCAAGAATATATGTCTATTGTATAGTAATTAATCACCAAATGGCTATTTTTGGTTCCGCTTAGCTTTTTCTTAAGATGCACTTTTGATCAGTTGGTCAGCTTTTAGAAGTTCTTATAACTTGATACGACCTCCTAGTTAGTCTTGTTGCTTATCTCCTTTTAGAAATGTGACTCTTTATAGTTGGCATATGATAAACCACAACTATTGTGGTTCCAAAATTAGGACAGGAGACTCTTTGGAAATTATCTAAGGATTAAGGAGGAGTTGAAGATGTTGGAAAGTAGGTTTACCTGGTTTAATGGTGTGTCAGCTCTATCTTTGTGCTGGTCGTTTGTAGGATTTGGTttgcaaaatttattttaaggcaGATACCGCAGTGGAATCCTATGTAAGAAACAAAGAatccaattattttattatcaaacttGTTTCAAACAGACCATCCAGAGGTCCggttttttagttttatagcgttaacattttcatttcctttaCCTGTAGTGAGGGATTCTTTTTTGCCGTAAAGGAGGTGTCTTTGCTGGATGAAGGTAATCAGGGAAAACAGAGCATTTTCCAACTTCAGCAGGTTGGGGCACCCAAAATTTTCATCAAGACTTATGATTTAATCATTAATTCTTATATGGAAGTATTCTTATATATGATGTCTCTGGCCTTCCTTTCAGGAAATATCTCTTTTGAGTAAATTTGAGCATAAAAACATAGTTCGATATTATGGCTCGGACAAGGTATGCTGTGTTGTCTAGGAAGCAAGTCTCTTTTATTCTGAAAGAATATGAATTCTAGGAAGAACATTTGCGTTTCCATCACTTGGGTAAATAAACATTTACTTGTCTGAAAATCACTTTGTTCATTAAGCATCTTGGGAATTGTGGCAAGTCTAACAAATTGCTTTTTTCTACTAATATGTATGTGGAAGGAGGAAATGAGGCCATTATGTTACAAAAAAGAGGGAATGAGATATAACGTTCTTTTGGAATCATACATGAAAtgcaacaaaacataaaatgttTCATTCCCCAATCAGTTTAATGTCAGTATGTCACTAAGCTTTTGTAGACCAAGTCGGGGgttctaattatttttgtaaagagtaaATTAGggatttattaaattttttgttgtatttttaaacgaattatttttcttatgtttttattgattctctttgttattttcatttgaatatgatattttgcaGGACAAAAGTAAACTATATATCTTCCTTGAGCTTATGTCAAAAGGGTCATTAGCAAGTCTCTATCAAAAGTATCGTTTAAACGATTCCCAAGTTTCTGCATACACAAGGCAGATTTTATGTGGCTTGAAGTATCTTCATGATCATAATGTGGTCCACAGGTAACTTGGATGAATTTCCTATCATGATACTGAGCAATAATTGTGCCTATGATAACAAAACTATCATATGATTGAGTTCCATGAGTAAGTTTTATGGTTGGGTTATTGATGTTAAAAGTGATTTGTGGAAAAGGGTCAACATGTTTTTGTTTCGTTTAAATATTACAGGGAAAAATATTCTGGATAATAATGGGTTCTTCACAACTACTGTCAGTGTATGTGTCTATGTTTGTAAATATGTGCAACTAACTGGAATTTTATACCGGCTTGAAACTGGATGAGAACAGATATCTTTCGAAGTGTATGACCATGACATTTAGCAATCCAGCCTCTATGGTGTATTTGGAGCTTATTAAGTAGACATGTCTTGCATGATCTAGTTTTCAAAGTATACTGGGACTGGAACTTATTATCATAGTCTGACTTCAAACATAACGAAGTTTTCCTTTAGAAATAGCCTTGGGTCTTGTTAAATGGGAAATTTAAGAACTTATTGCAACTTAatctaagaatttaaaagttTCAAAGTGAAATGGGGATGTGTAAGAAGAGTAACTTGAGAGAGTTGGACACAGTGCTTCGAAATTTACTTGTGAAAAATCTTGAATTGCGGTTGATTTGCTATATTCTGaatatttcaattcaaatattgaattttaaaggGACATCAAGTGTGCTAATATACTGGTTGATGTAAGTGGGGCAGTCAAGCTTGCAGATTTTGGGTTGGCAAAGGTAACTTTAAACAAAGctaaatttctcttttaagcTTCTTATCGTGCACAATCTAAATACGTTGCTTGTAAATTgtaatcatttaatttatatttttttggtctTTAACCTTCTCAGGCAACAAAATTCAATGATGTTAGATCAAGCAAAGGCTCCCCTTACTGGATGGCCCCTGAGGTTTGCCTCTGCACTTTTATTGTttatctaattcaattttagtGTGTCGTACATATTCCAAATGTGCCAGAGTGCAGATTCATAATCTTGAAACTACAGTTTTTCCATCCATTTGTGATTTCTGAGATATGCTTCAGTGAACCGGCAAATGAATGTTTATACTGGTGAGCTTTTTGTGTGACTGGTTTAACTTGAAATTGTTGGTTAACAGGTTGTTAACTTAAGGGACCAAGGTGGTTACGGGTTAGCCGCCGACATATGGAGCTTAGGGTGTACAGTTTTGGAGATGTTGACACGCCAGCCTCCTTATTCGGATTTGGAAGGAGTATGTATTATAAATAACACTTAACTTATCGTTCATAATCTTAAGTTTGTTACTttcctatttttcattaattgattTATAGAGACCGTAGGCAATTGGATAGCTGGTGATACTGTATCTAAACTAAATGTCTTTTCTGTCGCAACAGATGCAAGCATTATTTCGGATTGGCAAGGGTGAACTTCCAAGCATTCCGGATTATTTATCTAAGGATGCCCAAGATTTCATTCGTGAATGCTTACAAATTAACCCAAATAAACGTCCAACTGCAGCTCAGCTATTGGATCACCCATTTCTAAGGAGAACATTACTGTCTCCCTTAAGTTTTGCTTCTCCTCAAAGGAATATGTATCGGTCATAATTATCAGAGTTCTAAATGACCACCGAAACTGGCACTGGGAAGTTCAAGTTTATCCATACACATCTTGGGTCTGCTGGTGGAATGTCCAGGACAAGTTTAATGGGTTTGCAGACATCTTGAATGCTGATCCCATGGTGAATTCATGGAGGGAGAATGCATCATTATCAGAGTCTCACAGAGGTATAAGTTTGACCTCTATGCAAAATGAGAGAGCAAAGGCTCTGTAATCCAACAATGTGGATCTTCTTCTTACTAAATTGGGAAATAGAGTATTGAGAGGACATGATTGTTGTTTGTTTAACTAGGAGGCAGAAGTGCCCACCATGACGTTGCTATGGCCAAGTACAGTTGTTGGTCATCTGATCATGTTGCACCTACTCATAGATTCTACCAGGAGCTCATGTTCTTGCGGAAAAATTGTACATCACCTCATTCTCTGCTCATCCAATCAACATGTAAATAGATAGGAAAGGGGGCAGGTGCAAGCATTGTGCTATAAAGTAGAAATTTTCCACTTTTTTCTCTTAGAACAATTAAACAGTACATAATTGCAGCACCACTCTCCCCACTCTCTTGTATTTATACTCTTTTGTAATATTGTTGTTTTATGTGGCTATTTCTagatatatatcaaattttgataattacCACACCGCTATGGGTGTCTGTGTAAACTTTTATTTACATGTATCAAAAGAAATTGTTCACTTAATCATCACGTAAAATGAGTTTAAGTTAAGAGAATTAAAAGGGTAGGTTGagttggattttaaaatttgctATTCATGAGAGAgtgaatatgattaaattaataattttaactcgATTTGTGGTGGTGAGTCAACTTAAAAGAGTTGTACTGacttattattttcatacttctAATCATCAATGTCAAGTCTCAACTATCAGTAACAAGTTGCAaactttgaaagaaaagaaaaatgttgtaTAAGTTCGGTGGTGTTTGTAGTGGGAAGTATGGTAGTTGCAAACACAATAAATACTGGATGTGTTGACTTGCTAGTCATTGGTAGGGAAAGACCAAAACAAGCTAGTGCCACAATTTGACAAATTTCTGAAATTCAGGATTTCTAACATTTTGCCTACGCAcgcgtaaaaaaaaaaattcaattattaaagaTTACAATAGCATTTTACGGAAAGTAGCATACTGTATCTTCAAGCATTATCATTTAAATTAGCTActtctttttaatttccttttctcctttcaCTATTTGCAGCTACATCCGAAGGTTTATGTATCCATAAGGGTGTAAAAAGATAATGAATCATGACATTTTCACATCATATGTAAAAttgtgtctattttttctttcacgaAAATTAACATGGATGAAGTTatagtaaaatttgtaaaagataTATAAGTAGAAAGCTTTTAtggttatataataatattaaaagtcaAGTTGGATAGAAAGGAAGTAAACAAGTGTTTGGAGAGTGAAGGAGTAAAGACAGCGCATTCCGGTCAACGCGGAACAATATTACGTTATAATGACAACATTTGCTTAAGTTCACTGAGTCGCACTTCATTTTTATGAGATAATCCATGTTAAGATGTAAAACCTATCCAtttctatatttgtttttttattacatatataaatatatattataattcatttttttttattttttaattttcgtattttataaaaatgtgaatACTCATATATTGGTGTACGTGTGTTCCAACGAGtaacaatgaaataaaattatcacgATTTCTAATTAAAGCTATTGAATTTATGTTACGTCAAAGAAAAACCGGTATTTTTCTAGTAAGctctcatttttgttttattatcacacacacacatatatatatatatatatatatatatatatatatatataactgtcAAAATGGACCACAATGCGTGGACCAATTCGGCCCGAGACCCACCATGGGTTCGGGTcggttggatttgaaaaatttgtattttttttatgtggattAGATTTCAACCCAGTTTATTTAAAACTGACTATGCGGGTTGAACTCATGGTggaccgggttggcccaccaacccacttcccttattttattttattaaaatttaattctaattttataaaaagatatttattttttttacttgaaaaaaatatttaagtttccaattttcaaaattaattaaaaacatgagagtgaaatttgtttagatttgaattatagaaagtttgtaatttttttatttaaaaaaaattgcaattaaGTAAACCAGTGAGtgaacccatggtgggtcgggccgagtttaaatttttctagctcgctaataaatgagccaagttgaattgactcactaagtgaccaacctgtggtgggtcagATCATATGGGTGTGTGTACGCGTGTGTGTTTTTGTATgtatgtaaat
This genomic interval carries:
- the LOC106752878 gene encoding mitogen-activated protein kinase kinase kinase 1 is translated as MEWRRRPKKQAQAQAQPRLERLNAKKGFNYQPPPSPPSPSSTSSSSHFDRQTSFRLFGVDGEFDRIFQTLGLSGPEDFAIPTADWEARKARVASSKAPGPTPTPNALIHSSTEIHPLSVTATSATTLQDDVVSVHVSVMGSSPWSSGEHDAGRGSVGRLRNGERSVLFTDSGSFTTSHDDDSDIGGERVSSVSISAAPDELVVPFVSSFSFEWFRRTFSSWQKGDVLGNGSFGTVYEGFTDEGFFFAVKEVSLLDEGNQGKQSIFQLQQEISLLSKFEHKNIVRYYGSDKDKSKLYIFLELMSKGSLASLYQKYRLNDSQVSAYTRQILCGLKYLHDHNVVHRDIKCANILVDVSGAVKLADFGLAKATKFNDVRSSKGSPYWMAPEVVNLRDQGGYGLAADIWSLGCTVLEMLTRQPPYSDLEGMQALFRIGKGELPSIPDYLSKDAQDFIRECLQINPNKRPTAAQLLDHPFLRRTLLSPLSFASPQRNMYRS